A part of Capsicum annuum cultivar UCD-10X-F1 chromosome 6, UCD10Xv1.1, whole genome shotgun sequence genomic DNA contains:
- the LOC107874610 gene encoding uncharacterized protein LOC107874610, translating to MMVASFGIRHYLRILFVLSIIFCVSARNSISISGDAMTMSQVQRRSLLSVELQDYDPPSANRNHYPRKPGRSNGGHGRGH from the exons ATGATGGTGGCTAGTTTTGGAATTCGACATTACTTACGTATTTTGTTTGTTCTTTCAATTATATTTTGTGTTTCAGCACGAAACTCCATTTCAATCTcag GTGACGCGATGACAATGTCACAAGTGCAGAGGAGATCACTGCTTTCAGTGGAGCTACAGGATTATGATCCACCATCTGCGAACCGCAACCACTATCCTCGCAAGCCGGGCAGGTCCAATGGTGGACATGGCCGTGGTCACTAG
- the LOC107875468 gene encoding zinc finger CCCH domain-containing protein 66: MCSGSGSRVCSADLAMEAKIQDQKELVPNFSLLLELSASDDIRNFQKAVEEEGHDINEVGLWYVRKVGVKKMGYEERTPLMVAATFGSKQVLNYILEKGCVDVNQTCGSDRATALHCAIVGGSSALPEVVKLLLDASADANLVDADGKRAVDLISSRGRCLNSRRKILEHLLGGNSGDEGEGSGCIDQIISEQAEEQLLLTPTVSKFGSEKKEYPVDPSLPDIKNGIYGTDDFRMYIFKVKPCSRAYSHDWTECPFVHPGENARRRDPSKYHYSCVPCPDFRKGTCQRADACEYAHGIFECWLHPAQYRTRMCKDETNCNRRVCFFAHKPGELRPLYPSTGSAVLSPRSYSNGTTSLDISSITPLALGSPSVMMPPTSTPPMSPSAGASSVGGSLWPGQSSHSTPTLQLPISRLKTSINARHMELGNGYLRQDQLMDDLSALSSPSRWNGSSAKAATFATSFNDLNGELGRHGGLEPTNLDDILATLDSKILSQLQGLSLDAVSPHLQSPKGMQMRQNMNQQHMTSYSSGQSSPSLRTSSSYGIDASIAAATAASSSRSAAFAKRSQSFIDRSAVGRLSNASAMPSNLSGWGSPDGKLDWGIQKDELNKLRKSASFGLRNSGNRFPTNEGSVSDSSVESDVSWVQPLDSPARQLAMEDQQYRLNASRGSEATPTWVDQLYMEQEQIVH, encoded by the coding sequence ATGTGTAGTGGTTCCGGGAGTCGAGTCTGTTCTGCTGATTTAGCCATGGAAGCTAAAATTCAGGATCAAAAAGAACTTGTCCCTAATTTCTCTCTTTTGCTCGAGTTATCGGCCTCAGATGATATAAGAAACTTCCAAAAGGCGGTAGAAGAGGAGGGCCATGACATCAATGAGGTGGGGTTATGGTATGTTAGAAAAGTTGGTGTAAAGAAGATGGGATATGAAGAGAGGACACCCCTTATGGTTGCTGCTACTTTTGGTAGCAAACAGGTGCTAAATTATATTCTTGAGAAGGGTTGTGTTGATGTTAATCAAACTTGTGGTTCGGATAGGGCTACAGCGCTTCACTGTGCAATTGTTGGTGGCTCTTCAGCTTTGCCTGAGGTTGTCAAGCTCTTGCTTGATGCTTCTGCTGATGCGAATTTGGTAGATGCAGACGGAAAACGGGCTGTTGACCTGATCTCATCTCGGGGTCGTTGCCTTAACTCTAGGAGGAAGATACTAGAGCACTTGCTCGGAGGAAACAGCGGTGATGAGGGTGAAGGAAGTGGATGCATTGATCAGATCATTTCTGAACAAGCAGAAGAACAACTGTTGTTGACTCCAACAGTGTCTAAATTTGGGAGCGAGAAGAAAGAGTATCCTGTCGATCCCTCTCTTCCAGACATAAAGAATGGGATATATGGGACTGATGATTTCAGAATGTACATATTTAAGGTGAAACCATGCTCAAGAGCATATTCCCATGATTGGACTGAGTGCCCATTTGTTCACCCTGGTGAAAACGCTAGAAGGCGGGATCCTAGTAAATACCACTATAGCTGTGTCCCTTGTCCAGACTTTCGCAAGGGAACATGCCAGAGGGCAGATGCTTGTGAGTATGCACATGGTATTTTTGAGTGCTGGCTTCACCCTGCACAGTACCGGACCCGTATGTGCAAGGATGAAACAAATTGCAATAGGAGGGTATGTTTCTTTGCTCACAAACCTGGAGAGCTTCGCCCCTTGTATCCTTCCACAGGGTCTGCTGTGCTTTCACCTAGATCATATTCCAATGGCACGACTTCATTGGATATCTCATCGATTACTCCACTAGCCCTTGGTTCTCCATCAGTTATGATGCCTCCTACTTCAACTCCACCTATGTCTCCTTCTGCAGGAGCTTCTTCTGTGGGTGGATCTTTATGGCCTGGGCAGTCCAGCCATTCAACTCCAACTTTGCAGTTGCCTATTAGTCGGTTAAAAACTTCAATTAATGCCAGACATATGGAGTTAGGTAATGGTTATCTGAGGCAAGATCAGCTGATGGATGACTTATCTGCGCTTTCTTCGCCATCCAGGTGGAATGGCTCTTCAGCGAAAGCTGCTACGTTTGCAACTTCTTTTAATGATCTAAATGGTGAACTTGGTAGGCATGGTGGATTGGAACCAACTAATCTCGACGATATCTTAGCAACCCTTGATTCCAAAATTTTGTCTCAGCTGCAAGGGCTATCACTCGATGCTGTATCACCCCATCTGCAATCTCCCAAAGGGATGCAGATGCGACAAAATATGAACCAGCAACATATGACAAGCTATTCTTCCGGTCAATCTTCACCGTCTCTCAGGACATCATCTTCATATGGAATTGATGCATCCATTGCTGCAGCAACCGCAGCTTCGAGTTCAAGGTCCGCTGCATTTGCCAAGCGAAGCCAGAGTTTCATTGATCGAAGTGCTGTAGGCCGTCTTTCTAATGCTTCCGCTATGCCTTCTAACCTCTCAGGTTGGGGATCACCTGATGGTAAATTGGACTGGGGCATCCAGAAGGATGAGCTCAATAAGTTGAGAAAATCTGCTTCCTTTGGTTTACGGAACAGTGGCAATAGGTTTCCTACAAATGAAGGCTCGGTCTCAGACTCTTCTGTTGAGTCTGATGTCTCTTGGGTTCAGCCTTTGGATTCCCCTGCTAGACAATTGGCGATGGAGGATCAACAGTATCGTTTGAATGCTAGTCGAGGTTCTGAGGCAACTCCAACATGGGTAGACCAGCTATACATGGAGCAGGAGCAGATTGTGCATTGA